A window of uncultured Gellertiella sp. genomic DNA:
GCCCTATGAGGTGAAATACATCAATATCGGCAAGGGCGAGCAGTTTGCCCCGGATTTCCTCGCCATCGCCCCGAACAACCGGATGCCCGCCATCGTCGATCATGATGGCCCGGGCGGCGCGCCGATCCCGGTGTTTGAATCCGGCGCGATCCTGCAATATCTCGGGCGCAAGTTCAAAAAATTCTATCCCGTCGGGGATGAGCGGGCCCGGGTGGCGACCGAGGAGTGGCTGTTCTGGCAGATGGGCGGGCTTGGCCCGATGGCAGGCCAGGCCCACCACTTCCGCCAATATGCGCCGGAAAAGGTGGACTATGGCATCAACCGCTATACCAACGAGGTCAACCGCCTCTATGGCGTGATGAACCGGCGGCTGGAACAGCACGAATTCCTGGCGGGCGACTATTCCATCGCCGACATGGCCTGCATCGGCTGGATCATCCCCTACGAGCGGCAGGGCCAGGACCTCCACGACTTCCCGCATCTGAAGCGCTGGTTCGAAACCATGAAAGCCCGCCCCGCCGTCCGCCGGGGCATCGATGTCGGCAAGGAAGAACGCGACCGCAACAACCTCGCCACCGACAAGCAGGCCCAGGCCATCCTCTTCGGCCAGCGGGCACGGTGAGGGGGCGCGGGCGGCAGGGCTGTGCAGCCCCGGCCCGCACCGGGCATTTCAGGCGTGGCATGAACGTGGGAAAAAAATGCGCAGCCCCCTTTTGGATCGTAAAAATCTAAAATAGAATATCCTCAAATTCAGGCCGGTGTTCGGCCTGTGCTACTTTTGAGGATTTCGACGATGATTATTGACGACACCAAATCCGCGAGCGACGACCTCATCAACGGCACCGATCTGGCGGACTGGATCAGGGCGGGCAGCGGCCAGGACACGCTCTACGGCTATGGCGGCGATGACGTGCTGATCGATGGCGCAGCCGGTGCCGGTGCCACGGCAAAGGCTGACCATATGTATGGCGGTGCGGGCAATGATATCTATTACGTGAACAACAGTAAGGATATCGTCGATGAGACCGACGGCATGGGCCATGACCTGGGCGGCACCGACACGGTGATTGCCAGTATCGACTACGACCTGAGCAATTCCCCCTTTGTGGAAAACCTCACCTTGACCGGTACCGGCAATTTCGACGGCGCGGGCAATGATCTCGCCAATACCCTTACCGGCAACAGCGGCAACAATTACCTCTGGGGCGGCAAGGGCAAGGACCTGCTCTTCGGTGGCGCTGGCGTTGATACCCTTGATGGCGGCGAGGGGGCCGACCAGATGCATGGCGGCAAGGGCGATGACAGCTATTGGGTCGACAATGCCGGGGACGTGGTGGACGAAAGCGATGGCCACGGCCATGACGCGGG
This region includes:
- a CDS encoding glutathione S-transferase N-terminal domain-containing protein; the protein is MSTLIDLYYWPTPNGWKITIMLEELGVPYEVKYINIGKGEQFAPDFLAIAPNNRMPAIVDHDGPGGAPIPVFESGAILQYLGRKFKKFYPVGDERARVATEEWLFWQMGGLGPMAGQAHHFRQYAPEKVDYGINRYTNEVNRLYGVMNRRLEQHEFLAGDYSIADMACIGWIIPYERQGQDLHDFPHLKRWFETMKARPAVRRGIDVGKEERDRNNLATDKQAQAILFGQRAR